Proteins encoded within one genomic window of Acipenser ruthenus chromosome 32, fAciRut3.2 maternal haplotype, whole genome shotgun sequence:
- the iqgap3 gene encoding ras GTPase-activating-like protein IQGAP3 produces MEGGQTRSGYERLTAEEMDEQRIQSVAYQYLCHLEEAKRWMEACLNEELPAPTELEEGLRNGVLLAKLGHCFAPHIVPLKKIYDCQQERYKATGLHFRHTDNINHWRNAMAQVGLPSIFHPETTDIYDKKNMPRAVYCIHALSLYLFRLGLAPQIQDLYGKVKFTEEEINNMKRELDKYGIQLPAFSKIGGILAGELSMDEAAVHAAVIAINEAVERGSVEDTALALRNPNAMLLNLSERLAPVYQEMLHQARAQKSGSARNRYKPDASQEKDIYEEYLTQAEIQGNINQVNVSAALERVDDALDMRDGPALHAALHSPSLALRGLHRELSHWYLEQLALQRQHKALDLGCVEPLDREELQEGVSTANENAQHSHATEQAVSRIHAALRRGIPRETVKELMDPDAELPDVYPFAAELYQRELTALQAQNPQGTLLQEELFVAVEMLSAVALINQALEAGDANGFWRALISPAAGLADIEEGFAQRYFDELCKLRTAAPRQGTALLSWNELQAGLNNVNLSVQEEHDQIVSIGLVNQALEKSDPQSTLAALLLPSTGLAEVQPANARRYHDVLTRAKKRKAQESRDPGAELWLAEIQEGVRKANQDTHRALKMSLGLAAVNQAVKEGRSSQTLNVLLLPALGFCSVVPECAPHYQSELAALMKARLLQGENHSPWVRHTLRESGSYYFHLHNFQGTWEQPKGFIQNSTHLSRDEIQSILTRVSAAHDRDCLWRASEPFITRLQARGRGYLLRTQLATRRHFLRKQLPAVLAIQSHWRRYLQQRRYQQRLQFLRENTHAALKIQACARMWLARRRYLARLRHFRSNVKSVIKIQAFFRANKAREDYRMLVGRQAPPLSVVRRFAHLLERGEADLLQERELLRLREEVVRSIRANQGLESDLAIMDLKIGLLVRNRITLQEVVSHCKKLTRKNKEQLSDMMALDKQKGLKSLSKEKREKLEAYQHLFYLLQTQPIFLSRLIFQMPVNKSTRFMESVIFTVYNYASDSREACLLLQLFSTALQEEIRSRVDRIQDIVTGNPTVIRLLVSFYRNARGQNALREILGPPIKEVLQDKTLNIQTDPVDIYKSWINQTESQTGQRSSLPYAVTPEQALSHAEVQRRLDIAVRSLKSVTDRFLHAITSNLDSLPYGMRYTAKVLKDSLLEKFADATEEEVYKIVGNLLYYRYMNPAVVAPDGFDIVDYSAGVVLHPDHRRTLGSIARVLQHAAANKLFQGDSAHLRSLNDYITHTHLRFRRFLRAACEVPSPEERFSVDEYSEMVTLNKPVIYITIAELINTHKLLLEHRDSVAPDHTAPLHELLADLGDVPTVHSLAGEGVGNPSDPDAEQTLAQCSRMEISLTLTNKFDIFKDDEDKPDARGLMLSTKQLIIDVIRTQPGDSLPLLLRTSASEDQEAEHWRMMQRRALRDARTPEKMKRNKSIVADDNLSLEEKKRKIHRNLRKLEAMGALHYQSRFTEILTDIAKDIRNQRRYRQRRQAELVKLRHTLQGLNCKSAFHSEQIDYYNQYIKTCLDKLAARGRVNGKKAGEGRGKQVKPASLNYTAARLYEKGVLLEIEDLPISQFKNVIFDIIPCEEGGTFQVKARFMGVDMEKFPLHYQDLLQLQYEGVAVMKMFHKAKVNVNLLIFLLNKKFFKK; encoded by the exons GTGGATGGAAGCCTGTTTGAACGAGGAGCTGCCAGCCCCCACAGAGCTGGAGGAGGGGTTGAGGAACGGGGTGCTGCTGGCGAAGCTGGGGCACTGCTTCGCTCCGCACATCGTCCCGCTCAAGAAGATCTACGACTGTCAACAAGAGCGCTACAAG GCAACTGGGCTCCATTTCCGACACACAGACAACATTAATCACTGGCGCAATGCCATGGCTCAAGTGGGACTGCCTTCG ATCTTTCACCCGGAGACTACAGATATCTACGATAAGAAGAACATGCCCCGGGCTGTCTACTGCATCCACGCTCTCAG CCTCTACCTGTTTAGACTGGGGCTGGCTCCACAGATTCAGGACCTCTATGGGAAGGTGAAGTTTACAG AGGAAGAAATTAACAACATGAAGAGGGAGCTGGATAAATATGGTATCCAGCTGCCTGCCTTCAGTAAGATCGGAGGGATCCTGGCCGGCGAGCTCTCCATGGATGAAGCTGCAG TGCACGCCGCGGTGATTGCCATTAATGAGGCGGTGGAGAGGGGCTCTGTGGAGGACACTGCCCTGGCACTGCGCAACCCCAACGCCATGCTGCTGAACCTCAGTGAGCGCCTGGCGCCAGTCTACCAGGAGATGCTGCACCAAGCCCGGGCACAGAAGAGTGGCAGCGCCAGGAACAGG TACAAGCCTGATGCTTCCCAAGAGAAAGACATTTACGAGGAATACCTGACCCAGGCTGAGATCCAGGGCAACATCAACCAAGTGAATG TGAGCGCTGCTCTGGAGCGAGTGGACGATGCTCTGGATATGAGAGACGGCCCTGCACTCCATGCTGCCCTGCACTCCCCCTCCCTGGCACTGCGGGGGCTGCACAGGGAGCTCTCCCACTGGTACCTGGAGCAGCTCGCCCTGCAGCGCCAGCACAAGGCACTG gacCTGGGCTGTGTGGAGCCGCTGGACCGAGAGGAGCTGCAGGAGGGAGTCAGCACTGCCAATGAGAACGCACAGCACAGCCATGCCA cGGAGCAGGCAGTGTCCCGTATCCATGCTGCTCTGCGTCGGGGGATTCCCAGGGAGACAGTGAAGGAGCTGATGGATCCGGACGCAGAGCTCCCCGACGTCTACCCCTTTGCTGCTGAGCTCTACCAACGAGAGCTCACTGCTCTGCAGGCACAGAACCCACAG GGGACGCTGTTGCAGGAAGAGCTGTTTGTTGCCGTGGAGATGCTGTCTGCAGTGGCATTGATTAACCAGGCCTTGGAGGCAGGCGATGCTAATGGATTCTGGAGAGCCCTGATCAGCCCCGCTGCAGGTCTTGCTGATATCGAGGAAGGCTTTGCTCAGCG TTACTTTGATGAGCTGTGCAAGCTGAGGACTGCAGCTCCGAGGCAAGGCACTGCTCTGCTGTCCTGGAATGAGCTTCAGGCTGGTCTGAATAATGTCAACTTGTCTGTGCAGGAAGAGCATGACC AGATTGTGTCCATTGGGCTGGTCAATCAGGCGCTGGAGAAGAGCGATCCACAGAGCACCCTGGCTGCGctgctgctgccctctactgGCCTGGCTGAGGTACAGCCAGCCAATGCCAGGCGCTACCATGATGTGCTGACCCGTGCCAAGAAGCGGAAGGCTCAG GAATCCCGGGACCCCGGGGCAGAGCTGTGGCTGGCGGAGATTCAGGAAGGAGTCAGGAAAGCGAACCAGGACACCCACAGGGCCCTGAAGA tgtccCTGGGTCTGGCTGCAGTGAACCAGGCAGTGAAGGAGGGGAGATCCTCTCAGACCCTGAACGTGCTGCTGCTGCCTGCGCTGGGTTTCTGCAGTGTGGTCCCAGAGTGCGCCCCGCACTACCAGTCTGAACTAGCAGCGCTGATGAAGGCCAGGCTGCTGCAAG GGGAGAACCACAGCCCCTGGGTCCGACACACGCTGAGGGAGAGCGGCAGCTACTACTTCCACCTGCACAACTTCCAGGGAACATGGGAACAGCCTAAAGGGTTCATTCAGAACAGCACACACCTCAGCCGGGATGAGATTCAG TCCATCCTGACGCGAGTGAGCGCTGCACATGACCGGGATTGCCTGTGGAGGGCCAGCGAGCCCTTCATCACCAGACTGCAGGCCAGGGGCCGGGGCTACCTCCTCCGCACACAGCTAGCCACTCGCAGGCACTTCCTGCGCAAGCAGCTCCCCGCCGTCCTCGCCATCCAG AGTCACTGGAGAAGGTATCTGCAGCAGAGACGTTACCAGCAGAGGCTGCAGTTCCTCCGGGAGAACACGCACGCAGCCCTCAAG ATCCAGGCGTGTGCGAGGATGTGGCTGGCTCGGAGGAGATACCTGGCCAGGCTCCGGCACTTCAGAAGCAAT gttaaaTCGGTAATTAAGATCCAAGCATTCTTCCGAGCTAACAAGGCGCGAGAGGACTACAGAATGCTGG TGGGCAGGCAGGCCCCTCCCCTCTCGGTGGTGCGCAGGTTTGCTCATCTGCTGGAGCGGGGCGAAGCCGATCTCCTCCAGGAGAGGGAGCTGCTGAGGCTGCGGGAGGAGGTGGTGAGGAGCATCCGCGCCAACCAGGGGCTGGAGAGCGACCTTGCGATCATGGACCTGAAGATCGGTCTGCTGGTGCGCAACCGGATCACACTGCAG GAGGTGGTGTCTCACTGCAAGAAGCTGACCAGGAAGAACAAGGAGCAGCTCTCGGACATGATGGCGCTGGACAAACAGAAAGGGCTAAAATCCCTGAGCAAAGAGAAGCGAGAGAAGCTGGAGGCTTACCAGCACCTCTTCTACCTGCTGCAG ACCCAGCCGATATTCCTGTCCAGGCTGATCTTCCAGATGCCTGTGAACAAGTCCACCAGGTTCATGGAGTCTGTGATCTTCACTGTGTATAACTACGCCTCGGACAGCAGGGAGGCCTGCCTGCTGCTGCAGCTCTTCAGCACCGCCCTGCAAGAGGAGATcag GTCGAGGGTGGACCGGATCCAGGACATCGTCACCGGGAACCCCACGGTGATCCGTCTGCTGGTCAGTTTTTACCGGAACGCCCGGGGCCAGAACGCTCTGCGGGAGATCCTGGGTCCGCCCATCAAAGAGGTCCTCCAGGACAAAACCCTGAACATCCAAACGGACCCCGTGGACATTTACAAGAGCTGGATCAACCAGACAGAGTCGCAGACCGGCCAGAGGAG CTCGCTCCCCTATGCCGTCACTCCGGAGCAGGCTCTAAGTCACGCGGAGGTGCAGCGCCGGCTGGACATCGCTGTGCGGAGCCTGAAGAGCGTGACAGACCGGTTCCTCCACGCCATCACCTCCAACCTGGACTCCCTCCC GTATGGGATGCGCTACACAGCCAAGGTGCTGAAGGACTCCCTGCTGGAGAAATTCGCAGATGCCACAGAGGAAGAGGTTTACAAG ATCGTGGGGAACCTCCTCTATTACCGCTACATGAACCCGGCGGTGGTGGCTCCGGACGGCTTTGACATCGTGGATTACTCTGCCGGCGTAGTGCTGCACCCTGATCACCGGCGCACCCTGGGCAGCATCGCCCGGGTCCTGCAGCACGCCGCCGCCAACAAGCTGTTCCAGGGAGACAGCGCGCACCTGCGCTCCCTCAACGactacatcacacacacacacctgcgcTTCAG GAGGTTCCTGCGGGCTGCCTGTGAAGTGCCCTCGCCCGAGGAGCGCTTCAGCGTGGACGAGTACTCCGAGATGGTCACCCTCAACAAGCCAGTCATCTACATCACCATCGCAGAGCTCATCAACACACACAAG CTGCTGCTGGAACACCGGGACTCTGTGGCTCCTGATCACACTGCCCCTCTGCACGAGCTGCTGGCAGACCTGGGGGACGTGCCCACTGTCCACTCACTCGCTG gGGAGGGAGTGGGGAACCCCAGCGACCCCGATGCTGAGCAGACCCTGGCTCAGTGCAGCAGGATGGAAATTTCCCTGACGCTGACCAACAAGTTTGACATCTTCAAGGACGATGAAGACAAACCTGATGCTAGAGGCCTCATGCTGAG CACCAAGCAGCTTATAATTGATGTGATAAGGACCCAGCCTGGAGACTCTCTCCCTCTGTTGTTACGAACCTCTGCATCCGAGGACCAG GAGGCGGAGCACTGGCGCATGATGCAGAGACGAGCGCTGCGCGACGCCCGCACCCCTGAGAAGATGAAGCGGAACAAGTCCATCGTCGCCGACGACAACCTGTCACTGGAGGAGAAGAAAAGGAAGATCCACCGCAACCTGCGGAAGCTGGAGGCCATGGGAGCACTTCATTACCAGAGCCGATTTACTGAGATACTCACCGACATCGCCAAG GATATCCGTAACCAGCGGCGCTACCGGCAGCGCAGGCAGGCTGAGCTGGTGAAGCTGAGGCACACCCTGCAGGGGCTGAACTGCAAGAGTGCCTTCCACTCGGAACAGATCGATTACTACAACCAGTACATCAAGACCTGCCTGGACAAGCTGGCAGCCAGGGGCCG ggtgaatgGGAAGAAAGCTGGAGAAGGCAGAGGGAAGCAGGTGAAGCCTGCCAGTCTGAACTACACTGCAGCCCGACTCTATGAGAAGGGAGTGCTGCTGGAGATCGAGGACCTGCCTATCAGCCA ATTTAAGAACGTTATCTTTGACATTATTCCCTGCGAGGAGGGAGGAACCTTCCAGGTGAAGGCTCGTTTCATGGGGGTGGACATGGAGAAATTCCCTCTGCACTACCAG GACCTGCTTCAGCTGCAGTACGAGGGGGTGGCTGTGATGAAGATGTTCCACAAAGCCAAGGTCAACGTCAACCTGCTCATCTTCCTCCTCAACAAGAAATTCTTCAAGAAGTGA